A window from Megalobrama amblycephala isolate DHTTF-2021 linkage group LG21, ASM1881202v1, whole genome shotgun sequence encodes these proteins:
- the id1 gene encoding DNA-binding protein inhibitor ID-1 produces MKVVGPTCALKSGKVGGEDVVRCLSDQSLAISKCKIPLLDEQMTMFLQDMNSCYSKLKELVPTLPTNKKASKMEILQHVIDYIWDLQVELESKKNQSSAPRTPLTTLNAELASISVENGCSDDRIMCR; encoded by the coding sequence ATGAAAGTTGTGGGACCTACCTGCGCGCTGAAGAGCGGCAAAGTTGGAGGCGAAGATGTTGTCCGCTGCCTCTCCGACCAGAGCCTGGCCATCTCCAAGTGCAAGATCCCGCTGCTGGACGAGCAGATGACCATGTTTCTCCAGGACATGAACAGCTGCTACAGCAAACTGAAAGAGCTGGTGCCCACGCTACCGACCAACAAGAAAGCCAGCAAGATGGAGATCCTGCAGCACGTTATTGATTACATCTGGGACTTGCAGGTAGAGCTGGAGAGCAAGAAGAACCAGAGCTCCGCTCCGCGCACTCCCCTCACGACGCTGAACGCGGAACTGGCTAGCATCTCCGTTGAG